Proteins from a single region of Ziziphus jujuba cultivar Dongzao chromosome 1, ASM3175591v1:
- the LOC107403831 gene encoding 3-epi-6-deoxocathasterone 23-monooxygenase CYP90D1 isoform X2 produces the protein MDKLWILQVTAVFLSAIILLLYKNSYRFRSKHRRKPLPLGTLGWPFLGETIEFVSCAYSDRPESFMDKRRSMYGKVFKSHIFGNPTIVSTDAEVSKFVLQSDAKAFVPSYPKSLTELMGKSSILLINGSLQRRIHGLVGAFFKSPHLKAQITRDMQKYVQESMANWSEDHPTYIQDETKTIAFQVLVKALISLNPGDEMEFLKKQFQEFIAGLMSLPINIPGSTLYRSLQAKKKMVKLVKKTIQARKNTSGISNFPKDVVDVLLSDTSEQLTDDLIADNMIDMMIPGEDSVPVLMTLAIKYLSDCPAALQQLMEENMKLKRHKDQLGEPLCWSDYLSLPFTQNVITETLRMGNIIIGVMRKAMKDVEIKGYLIPKGWCVFAYFRSVHLDENHYDWPYEFNPWRWQDKDMSTCNFTPFGGGQRLCPGLDLARLEASIFLHHFVTQFRFLQPRFYLLASYIDFQRFYPSELVVAD, from the exons ATGGACAAGTTATGGATTCTGCAAGTGACAGCAGTTTTCTTGTCCGCCATAATTCTTCTACTCTACAAGAACAGCTATAGATTCAGATCAAAACACAGAAGAAAGCCACTTCCTTTAGGCACCCTTGGTTGGCCTTTTCTCGGTGAAACCATCGAGTTTGTGTCCTGCGCTTACTCTGACCGCCCTGAGAGCTTCATGGATAAACGTCGGAGTAT GTATGGCAAGGTGTTCAAGTCACATATATTTGGAAATCCAACAATTGTATCCACAGATGCAGAAGTGAGTAAATTTGTTCTGCAAAGTGATGCTAAAGCTTTTGTTCCATCTTACCCAAAATCTCTGACTGAGCTGATGGGGAAGTCTTCTATATTGCTTATAAATGGAAGCTTGCAAAGGAGAATCCATGGACTTGTAGGAGCTTTCTTTAAATCTCCACATCTTAAAGCTCAAATCACCAGAGACATGCAGAAGTATGTCCAAGAATCAATGGCAAATTGGAGTGAGGACCATCCTACTTACATACAAGATGAAACAAAAACC ATTGCCTTTCAAGTTCTTGTCAAGGCATTGATAAGCTTAAATCCTGGTGATGAAATGGAATTCCTAAAGAAACAGTTCCAAGAATTCATAGCTGGCCTCATGTCGTTACCCATTAACATTCCCGGAAGTACGCTTTACAGATCGTTACAG gCAAAGAAGAAAATGGTTAAGCTAGTGAAGAAAACTATACAAGCCAGAAAAAATACAAGTGGAATCTCCAATTTTCCAAAAGATGTGGTAGATGTCTTGCTGAGCGACACAAGTGAGCAATTAACAGATGATCTAATAGCAGATAACATGATCGATATGATGATACCAGGAGAGGATTCAGTGCCAGTTCTTATGACTCTTGCAATAAAATACCTATCAGATTGCCCTGCTGCTCTACAGCAGTTAATg GAGGAGAATATGAAGTTAAAAAGACATAAAGATCAACTTGGGGAGCCATTATGCTGGAGTGATTACTTATCTTTACCTTTTACGCAAAAT GTGATTACAGAAACTCTAAGGATGGGAAACATTATCATTGGGGTGATGAGGAAGGCCATGAAAGATGTGGAGATAAAAGGCTATCTCATACCAAAAGGATGGTGTGTTTTTGCCTATTTTAGATCAGTTCATCTTGATGAAAATCATTATGACTGGCCCTACGAGTTTAATCCATGGAGGTGGCAA GACAAAGACATGAGCACTTGTAACTTCACCCCTTTTGGAGGAGGACAGAGGCTGTGTCCTGGACTGGACTTAGCCAGACTGGAAGCTTCCATTTTTCTACACCACTTTGTCACTCAATTCAG ATTCCTGCAACCAAGATTTTATCTATTGGCCAGTTACATAGATTTCCAAAGATTTTATCCAAGTGAGTTAGTAGTAGCAGACTAG
- the LOC107404051 gene encoding protein FLX-like 3 — MAGRNRMPREAMNDRRGYALEAPFVRGHPLPRALPHPALLEEELEMQHAEIQRLLSDNRRLVEDRIALQRELGAAKEELHRMNIVIADIRAEEELRSRELFEKGRKLEADLRATEPLKNEAIQLRGEVKKLNNLRQELSAQVQTLTQELTRLQADNQQIPHIRAEIEGLHQELMHARTAVDYEKKANIEQMEQRQAMEKNLVSMAREVEKLRAELASIDGRPWAAGGSYGMKFSSADGGFPASYGDGYGVHLGVADKGPLYGPGPNSWGGLEKPRMTRR, encoded by the exons ATGGCAGGAAGAAACCGCATGCCCCGTGAAGCCATGAATGATAGACGTGGCTATGCTCTTGAAGCACCTTTTGTTCGGGGTCATCCTTTACCGCGAGCACTTCCCCATCCTGCACTTTTGGAAGAAGAACTTGAGATGCAGCACGCTGAGATCCAGAGGTTGTTGAGTGATAACCGGAGGCTTGTTGAAGATCGCATTGCTTTGCAGCGTGAGCTTGGTGCTGCAAAGGAGGAACTTCACCGTATGAATATTGTCATCGCAGATATCCGAGCAGAAGAAGAATTGCGATCAAGGGAGCTTTTTGAGAAAGGCAGGAAGTTGGAGGCTGATCTTCGTGCAACCGAGCCATTGAAAAATGAGGCTATACAACTTCGTGGAGAAGTTAAGAAGCTAAACAACCTCAGGCAGGAGCTTTCTGCACAAGTTCAGACTCTTACACAAGAACTTACCAGATTGCAAGCTGATAATCAACAGATTCCTCATATAAGGGCAGAAATTGAGGGTCTCCACCAGGAGCTTATGCATGCTAG aaCAGCAGTTGATTATGAAAAGAAAGCAAACATTGAGCAAATGGAGCAGAGACAGGCAATGGAGAAAAACCTAGTTTCTATGGCCCGTGAAGTTGAGAAACTACGTGCAGAACTTGCTAGTATTGATGGTAGACCATGGGCTGCTG GTGGATCATATGGGATGAAATTCAGCAGTGCAGATGGGGGCTTTCCTGCATCATATGGAGATGGATATGGGGTTCATTTG GGTGTTGCTGACAAAGGACCTTTGTATGGTCCTGGTCCAAATTCATGGGGAGGACTGGAGAAGCCTCGTATGACGCGTCGTTAA
- the LOC107403802 gene encoding uncharacterized protein LOC107403802 gives MAEAPKLFTNKPKKAQLKQFQEQQKGKDFSSPLPPKPLSSSSSSSSMGTQSSSSKPPPQPPKESFARRYKFLWPMILTVNIAVGAYLFMRTKKKDTDVEEEFTPPVSTTSSTTVHVVEKPLQAPTIKEPVKLQEPVSEDQQREIFKWILEEKRKVKPKNPEEKKRIDEEKAILKQFIRAKSIPAI, from the exons ATGGCCGAAGCTCCAAAGCTCTTCACCAACAAACCCAAAAAGG CACAGCTGAAACAATTTCAAGAGCAACAGAAAGGTAAGGACTTTTCTTCGCCGTTGCCGCCGAAGCCGctgtcttcttcttcatcttcgtcTTCAATGGGGACTCAGTCTTCTTCATCTAAGCCACCACCTCAGCCACCAAAGGAGTCGTTTGCGCGGCGTTACAAGTTCCTCTGGCCTATGATTCTGACCGTTAATATTGCTGTTGGag CTTACCTCTTTATGAGGACAAAAAAGAAGGATACAGATGTAGAGGAAGAATTCACACCTCCAGTTTCAACAACATCTTCTACAACTGTTCATGTTGTTGAGAAACCGCTTCAGGCACCAACCATCAAAGAGCCTGTAAAGTTGCAGGAACCAGTTTCAGAGGATCAACAGCGTGAAATTTTCAAGTGGATTttggaagagaaaagaaaggtcaaacCAAAAAATCCTGAAGAAAAGAAGCGAATTGACGAAGAGAAAGCCATTCTCAAACAGTTTATTCGGGCAAAATCTATTCCAGCCATCTAG
- the LOC107404074 gene encoding calcineurin B-like protein 10 isoform X2: MANEFLRREYPYRIYTDSSTFCSLDSGRLKIGETLCGVLTPFLGFIECLIFSFVGCFHRHRPRKCLSYSFNDVVRLAKNSPFSVNEVEALRELFNKLSSSIIDDGLIHKEELRLALFNTPAGENLFLDRLFDLFDEKKNGVIEFEEFVHALSIFHPHAPLVDKIDFAFRLYDLRQTGFIEREETFVDVDSDKDGKINKDDWKAFVIRQPTHIKNMTLPHLKDITAVFPSFIFNTQVADYQCLKFYL, encoded by the exons ATGGCTAATGAGTTTCTCAGACGCGAGTATCCCTATCGTATTTACACGGACTCGTCCACCTTCTGCTCTCTG GATTCAGGCAGGCTTAAGATAGGCGAGACGCTATGTGGGGTGTTAACACCTTTCCTTGGCTTCATTGAATGTTTGATCTTTAGCTTTGTCGGTTGCTTCCATCGCCATCGTCCTCGAAAATGTCTCTCTTACTCTTTCAACGACGTTGTTCGTCTCGCTAAGAATTCACCTT TTAGTGTGAATGAGGTGGAGGCGTTGCGCGAATTGTTCAACAAATTGAGTAGTTCAATTATCGATGATGGCTTAATCCACAAG GAAGAGCTCAGATTGGCACTATTCAATACTCCGGCTGGTGAAAATCTTTTTCTGGACAGG TTATTTGATCTTTTcgatgaaaagaaaaatggagtcATTGAATTTGAGGAGTTCGTCCATGCACTCAGTATATTTCATCCCCATGCTCCTCTGGTGGACAAGATTGATT TCGCGTTTAGGCTGTATGATTTGAGGCAGACTGGATTTATCGAGCGGGAAGAA ACATTTGTAGATGTTGATTCAGACAAGGATGGTAAAATTAACAAAGATGATTGGAAAGCTTTTGTTATTCGCCAGCCAACACATATAAAGAACATGACACTTCCCCATCTAAA GGATATCACCGCTGTTTTTCCAAGTTTTATCTTCAACACACAAGTTGCTGACTATCAATGTTTGAAGTTCTACCTATAA
- the LOC107403831 gene encoding 3-epi-6-deoxocathasterone 23-monooxygenase CYP90D1 isoform X1 → MDKLWILQVTAVFLSAIILLLYKNSYRFRSKHRRKPLPLGTLGWPFLGETIEFVSCAYSDRPESFMDKRRSMYGKVFKSHIFGNPTIVSTDAEVSKFVLQSDAKAFVPSYPKSLTELMGKSSILLINGSLQRRIHGLVGAFFKSPHLKAQITRDMQKYVQESMANWSEDHPTYIQDETKTIAFQVLVKALISLNPGDEMEFLKKQFQEFIAGLMSLPINIPGSTLYRSLQAKKKMVKLVKKTIQARKNTSGISNFPKDVVDVLLSDTSEQLTDDLIADNMIDMMIPGEDSVPVLMTLAIKYLSDCPAALQQLMEENMKLKRHKDQLGEPLCWSDYLSLPFTQNVITETLRMGNIIIGVMRKAMKDVEIKGYLIPKGWCVFAYFRSVHLDENHYDWPYEFNPWRWQDKDMSTCNFTPFGGGQRLCPGLDLARLEASIFLHHFVTQFRWVAEDDTIVNFPTVRMKRRMPIWVKRRGDP, encoded by the exons ATGGACAAGTTATGGATTCTGCAAGTGACAGCAGTTTTCTTGTCCGCCATAATTCTTCTACTCTACAAGAACAGCTATAGATTCAGATCAAAACACAGAAGAAAGCCACTTCCTTTAGGCACCCTTGGTTGGCCTTTTCTCGGTGAAACCATCGAGTTTGTGTCCTGCGCTTACTCTGACCGCCCTGAGAGCTTCATGGATAAACGTCGGAGTAT GTATGGCAAGGTGTTCAAGTCACATATATTTGGAAATCCAACAATTGTATCCACAGATGCAGAAGTGAGTAAATTTGTTCTGCAAAGTGATGCTAAAGCTTTTGTTCCATCTTACCCAAAATCTCTGACTGAGCTGATGGGGAAGTCTTCTATATTGCTTATAAATGGAAGCTTGCAAAGGAGAATCCATGGACTTGTAGGAGCTTTCTTTAAATCTCCACATCTTAAAGCTCAAATCACCAGAGACATGCAGAAGTATGTCCAAGAATCAATGGCAAATTGGAGTGAGGACCATCCTACTTACATACAAGATGAAACAAAAACC ATTGCCTTTCAAGTTCTTGTCAAGGCATTGATAAGCTTAAATCCTGGTGATGAAATGGAATTCCTAAAGAAACAGTTCCAAGAATTCATAGCTGGCCTCATGTCGTTACCCATTAACATTCCCGGAAGTACGCTTTACAGATCGTTACAG gCAAAGAAGAAAATGGTTAAGCTAGTGAAGAAAACTATACAAGCCAGAAAAAATACAAGTGGAATCTCCAATTTTCCAAAAGATGTGGTAGATGTCTTGCTGAGCGACACAAGTGAGCAATTAACAGATGATCTAATAGCAGATAACATGATCGATATGATGATACCAGGAGAGGATTCAGTGCCAGTTCTTATGACTCTTGCAATAAAATACCTATCAGATTGCCCTGCTGCTCTACAGCAGTTAATg GAGGAGAATATGAAGTTAAAAAGACATAAAGATCAACTTGGGGAGCCATTATGCTGGAGTGATTACTTATCTTTACCTTTTACGCAAAAT GTGATTACAGAAACTCTAAGGATGGGAAACATTATCATTGGGGTGATGAGGAAGGCCATGAAAGATGTGGAGATAAAAGGCTATCTCATACCAAAAGGATGGTGTGTTTTTGCCTATTTTAGATCAGTTCATCTTGATGAAAATCATTATGACTGGCCCTACGAGTTTAATCCATGGAGGTGGCAA GACAAAGACATGAGCACTTGTAACTTCACCCCTTTTGGAGGAGGACAGAGGCTGTGTCCTGGACTGGACTTAGCCAGACTGGAAGCTTCCATTTTTCTACACCACTTTGTCACTCAATTCAG GTGGGTGGCTGAGGATGACACCATTGTTAACTTCCCCACTGTAAGAATGAAGAGGAGGATGCCAATATGGGTCAAAAGGAGAGGAGATCCTTGA
- the LOC107404074 gene encoding calcineurin B-like protein 10 isoform X1, which produces MANEFLRREYPYRIYTDSSTFCSLDSGRLKIGETLCGVLTPFLGFIECLIFSFVGCFHRHRPRKCLSYSFNDVVRLAKNSPFSVNEVEALRELFNKLSSSIIDDGLIHKEELRLALFNTPAGENLFLDRLFDLFDEKKNGVIEFEEFVHALSIFHPHAPLVDKIDFAFRLYDLRQTGFIEREEVRQMVVATLLESSIEVSEETLELIIDKTFVDVDSDKDGKINKDDWKAFVIRQPTHIKNMTLPHLKDITAVFPSFIFNTQVADYQCLKFYL; this is translated from the exons ATGGCTAATGAGTTTCTCAGACGCGAGTATCCCTATCGTATTTACACGGACTCGTCCACCTTCTGCTCTCTG GATTCAGGCAGGCTTAAGATAGGCGAGACGCTATGTGGGGTGTTAACACCTTTCCTTGGCTTCATTGAATGTTTGATCTTTAGCTTTGTCGGTTGCTTCCATCGCCATCGTCCTCGAAAATGTCTCTCTTACTCTTTCAACGACGTTGTTCGTCTCGCTAAGAATTCACCTT TTAGTGTGAATGAGGTGGAGGCGTTGCGCGAATTGTTCAACAAATTGAGTAGTTCAATTATCGATGATGGCTTAATCCACAAG GAAGAGCTCAGATTGGCACTATTCAATACTCCGGCTGGTGAAAATCTTTTTCTGGACAGG TTATTTGATCTTTTcgatgaaaagaaaaatggagtcATTGAATTTGAGGAGTTCGTCCATGCACTCAGTATATTTCATCCCCATGCTCCTCTGGTGGACAAGATTGATT TCGCGTTTAGGCTGTATGATTTGAGGCAGACTGGATTTATCGAGCGGGAAGAA GTTAGGCAAATGGTGGTTGCCACTTTGCTGGAATCTAGCATTGAGGTGTCGGAGGAAACTCTTGAACTTATCATTGATAAG ACATTTGTAGATGTTGATTCAGACAAGGATGGTAAAATTAACAAAGATGATTGGAAAGCTTTTGTTATTCGCCAGCCAACACATATAAAGAACATGACACTTCCCCATCTAAA GGATATCACCGCTGTTTTTCCAAGTTTTATCTTCAACACACAAGTTGCTGACTATCAATGTTTGAAGTTCTACCTATAA